Sequence from the Pirellulales bacterium genome:
GCCGCCGCCGGCATCGAATGGATCGCCACCGACGAAGAAATTCTTTCTTGCTCGACGGACGGCTGGGTTTCGCGCGACGGGCAGGGATTTCTGCGCAATCCCGAAATGCTCTATCGCCCTTGGCGTGTCGAGGAGAAGGGGCGCAGCGTGCAGATGGTGTTTCGCGATCATGCGATGAGCGACCAGATCGGATTTCACTGTCAGCGCATGTCGGCGCAGCATGCCGTCGACGATCTGCTGGGCAAGCTGGAAGGAATCGGCCGCGCGACCACCGGCAACGCCGGCAAACGGCCGACGCTGGTGAGCATCATTCTCGACGGCGAAAACTGTTGGGAATACTATCCGCGCAGCGGAGTCGATTTCTTGCGAACGCTCTATCGCCGCGTCGTCGAGCATCCGCGAATCACGCCCACGACCGTCGGCGACTACGTGCGGCAGCACCCGGCGACCGACAAGATCGGCACGCTCTTCGCCGGCAGTTGGATTCAACACAATTTCGGCATCTGGCTCGGCCATTCGGAATGCAATCGGGCCTGGGACCTGCTGTTTGAGACGCGCGAGCATCTCGCGTCTGTTCCGCAGGGAGCCGGCGGAACGAAATCGGCCGACCAGCTTGCCCAAGCCCGCCGCGAGTTGTTTATCGCCGAGGGGAGCGATTGGTTCTGGTGGTTCGGCGATAGCCACCATAGCGCCCAGCAAGATTTGTTCGACCATCTATTTCGCAAGCATTTGCAAAATGTTTACACGATTCTCGGCGATCCGGTTCCGACCGAATTGCTAAGGCCGATCCGTGGAAACGCCGTGCAGCCGCGAATGTATAGCGAGCCCAGCGGGCTGCTGAACGTGAAGATCGACGGACGCGTGAGTTATTTCGAGTGGCTGAACGCCGGCTTCTATGCGCCGACGCACGGTCGCGGAGCGATGAGCATCGGCACCGCCACGCGCTCGGAAGGCCTTTACTTCGGATTCGATGCCGACAACCTGTTCCTGCGGCTCGATGCCCGCGGCGGCCCGGTGCGCGGGCAATGGACCGACATCGATTCGCTGCGCGTGGCGTTCAGCCGGCCGGCGGGTTACGAACTGCTTGTGCTGCATCCATGGCGGCTGGAGCCGATCGCGCATTTGTATCGCTACGACGTGCCGATCGGCCGGCCCGGCGTGCAGATCGCGGCGGATGCGGTCGTCGAGATCGCGATCCCGTGGAAGAGTCTGGCGGCGGCCCAGGACGATGCGGTACACTTGTACGTGGAGTTGATGCAGCAAGAACAGCCGATGGAGCGGCTGCCGCACGAAGGGAGTATTGAAACCGTCGTTCCCTCCCCCGACTACGAACTG
This genomic interval carries:
- a CDS encoding glycoside hydrolase family 57 protein translates to MHDIHLAILWHQHQPYYPDDVTGENPMPWVRLHASKDYWGMAQLLREIPEFHATINLVPSLIVQLQKYDEGHEDTHLRVSRLPADGLSAEDMHYLLDNFFMVHPDHNIRPFPRYNELYEKRGLGIDPPERAAKRFSSRDIIDLQCWSNLAWIHPLAFELDPDLNDLLAKGQHWSEKEKQLLIDKQLDLLRQVIPLHKELAESGQIELSTTPFYHPILPLLWDKRLARQAMPEVSLPQHLEGYPEDAAEQIRRAVDFHARVFGAAPRGMWPSEGSVAQAIIPAIAAAGIEWIATDEEILSCSTDGWVSRDGQGFLRNPEMLYRPWRVEEKGRSVQMVFRDHAMSDQIGFHCQRMSAQHAVDDLLGKLEGIGRATTGNAGKRPTLVSIILDGENCWEYYPRSGVDFLRTLYRRVVEHPRITPTTVGDYVRQHPATDKIGTLFAGSWIQHNFGIWLGHSECNRAWDLLFETREHLASVPQGAGGTKSADQLAQARRELFIAEGSDWFWWFGDSHHSAQQDLFDHLFRKHLQNVYTILGDPVPTELLRPIRGNAVQPRMYSEPSGLLNVKIDGRVSYFEWLNAGFYAPTHGRGAMSIGTATRSEGLYFGFDADNLFLRLDARGGPVRGQWTDIDSLRVAFSRPAGYELLVLHPWRLEPIAHLYRYDVPIGRPGVQIAADAVVEIAIPWKSLAAAQDDAVHLYVELMQQEQPMERLPHEGSIETVVPSPDYELLMWQV